The DNA sequence AGAGCGCCTGTTCGATGGAGATGCCGCTGCGTCCCACTGCGATGAATGCGGCGGTTGAAAGGGTGACCAGCAGTGTCACCCCGTAGCTGGTCTCCGCCTGAGTCGCACTCGAACGGATGACAAACACGATGCGGGCCAAAACGTAGATCGCCGCCGCGACGCCGGCCGCTGAGATTAGATAGGTGACTGGATGCGCTAGCCAGTTCACGATGCCTGACGGCTGGCCGAAGAACGGCGATCCCAGCAGCAGAAGCGAATACTGCAGCAACTGCATGGGCTTGGTGAGCGATTCCAGGGGACTGCCAGTGCCTGCTGAGGGCTGATAGTGGTAAAAATAGACCGCCATGGCTGCTGCAAAGGTCACAGCCATGGGGAGAATGATCCGTTTCGGCAGGCGTGATACCGCCGCGAACACCAGTACCGCGGGCCAGATGAGCATGCCGTGGGCGAACGAGAACATCGACCATAGGGCCAAGCCCAAGATGGCAATCAGCAGGCGATTTGTCTCCAGGCCTGCATGCTGCCGCGCTGCGAGCTTTGGCAGGAGGATGGCTATGGCGAGGAGTCCAAAGTTCGAGCACACGATCTGGATCTGGTAGGGCAGGAACAGGTTCTCAGCCTGTAGGAACCAGAACATCAAGACGAGCACAAAACCGGAAAAGACGAGTTTTACCGGCCTCCCAACCCGCTGTTCGCGCCAGACCGGAAAAGCCAGCAGAGCCGCGCATCCGGTCTGAAGCGCTAATTCACAGATGGACAGGAAGCCATTGCTGCCGCCGAAGTAGTGGTAATCGAGAAAGAAGAAGAGACCGGGTATCACCAACCGGTGTTCGTTGTACTGCCCATAGAGATTGCGCAGAAACCCAAATTCGTACAGCCGGCTCAACCAGATCCACTGGTCCCCGAACGGGTAGGAGACGTGGTGCTTCAGGATGAACGTCATGTCGGCGAGCACCACGACGATCGCGGCGATCGCGACGCTGGCCGCCAATAGCTCCGCTGCGCGTCCCGTGGTCAACCACTTACGCCGCGGTGGCGTCGCGCGAGTTTGGCCCGCTGGCTTTCGGGATCGCTTGTGCGGCCCGGGTTTCGTCGCCCTCATCTAGCTTGAAAGTACGCCTGTTGCCGGCGACGCTTCATCATATCCCAATTCTTGTCCTGAAAATGCGATGGGAGAGTTTTCCCGGATCATCTCGCCGAGGCTCGTTGAACTGGTGTGCAAGCCGGATGCAGCAGATCCGCATTCACGGCGAGAACGAATACCGAGTGTACGAGTACCTACGTGGCGGCTGGGCCTCGGCGACTCCTGCAGAACAGATCCGAGTGCGTTCCCGTGCGAACGAGGGGAAGGTCCTCGCCATCAATCCTGTAGATCAGTAGCCAATCCGGTTCGATGTGGCAGTCGCGGAAGTGCTTCCACTCAGAAAATGGAATTCTAGAGATTCTGGTATTGAATGTTTGCGCCAAAAAACGATCGTGACGGACCAGTGACGTCCCGATTTCCATGCCAATCAGGGGCGGCGTGCTGCCATGCTGAGACCATAACCAACATGCAGACGCCGCCCAACTCATTGAACTGGTCCACACCTCCGAGAGTTCTCGTCTACGGTGCGGGTGTCGTTGGAACTCTGTTTGCCTCCCGGCTGAAGCGTGCTGGTCAGGATGTCACAGTGCTGGCGCGTGGGAGGCGGCTCACCGATATTCGGGAGCATGGTCTTGTTCTCGAAAATCAAAGTACAGACGAGCGTACCGTCACCCTGGTGACGGCCATTGACCACCTGGCACCTGACTCCACATATGACTTGATCTTTGTCGTTATGCGCAAGAACCAGGTCGATGCAGTTCTGCCAGCGTTGGCTGCGGCACGCAAGGTGTCGACGATCTGCTTCATGGTGAATACCGCGTCTGGCTACACCATGTGGAGCGAGGCAGTTGGGCGCGAGCGGCTACTCCTTGGCTTTCCGGGGGCTGGGGGCGTCAGAGAAGGTCCCGTCGTCCGCTACGCGTTTGCGCCCACATGGATGCAGCCGACTACGTTCGGAGAGCCAGCCGGGCAGGTCACAGCCCGCCTCAAGGCCGTACTGCGGATGTTTCGCAGCGCGGATCTACCGGTTACCACCTGCTCCGACATGCGAGCGTGGTTGACTTCACACGTGGCGCTAGTCAGCCCACTGGCGAACGGCATCTACCTCGCCGGTGGCGGCAATTGCCGGTTGGCAAAGCAGGTAGACACAGTTCGACTGATGGTGGACGCGATCCGAGAGGGATTCGCTGTCGTGCGTGCGGCAGGTTTGAATGTGGTGCCCTTCCAACTTCGACTGGTGGAACGCACGCCGGAGGCGCTTGTTGTTTCCGCGCTGCGGGCGTGGGCAGGCACCGGCCATTTCGAGACGGTCGCTAAGGCACACGCAATTGCGGCAGCGGACGAAATGCGGGTCCTCGCCCACGAGTTTGCCTTGCTGGCCCGGACGGTCGGCGTCAGGACCCCCGCGATCGATCGTTTAAGAGAAGCGTGTGACATCTTTGCTCGACGACCCTAGTGGGCATTTGCGCATCGGGCATCCCACTCGCACCAAGCATCTCGGCGAGGCAATCACCTGACGCCTTCCCGTTCCGCGGAAGGGGGAACGGGACCGCCTTTCGGAACTTGTTGTAAGTATGTGTCTTATCAGTCGAGGAGGGATCCGCCAGTGCAGCCGCCCCGCTACGAACCCCGACCGTAAGGGCGGGGTCTCCGCTCGCTGCGAACCGCGCACGTCAGTAAGCGGGTATCGGTTCCGGGATCGTCTTCAATGGAGTGGAAGCCCGTGACGCAGATCCTAAGGGAAGAAGAAATCACCTACAACCTCTGCTTCGCAAGCCTGCTTCGTGGGGTATGCCTCCAGGCTTGCGGGCCGGCTTTCGAGCCGGCCTCCTTCCCCAAAACCGCCGCCTGACCCCAAACCCCGTTCAATTGACTACTTCGCCCCACGGGAGTAATACCCCGTCCGAGCGCGAACCCGGGCACCCGGATGCGCCAGTCGCACCGCCGGAGCCAGTTCCACTCGAATGCGCCGAAAGGTGCCGGAAGGGGCGGGTGGCTGTGGATAGTACAAGGTATACCGAAGCCGGCTTCGCTCCAGAACCAGACGCAGCCCGCCAGGCTGTGCGGCGCTAAGCGTGTCGCCGTTCGCGGCCCGTCCCGATCCTACGAAATGCGATCCACCCCGGGAAAACTCGCCGGCCGGAACCGCGCCGAGCCCGGCGCCACCGCGCTGCGCGCCCCTTGTATCCGCCACTTCTCCATCAGTGCGGCCAGGTCGCGGGTCTTCATTCCGCAGAGGCGCGAGTGTCGGACTGGTGGTGACGCGCCACTGCGCCGGCGTTACCATGAAGGGGAAGATCGTGGACGACAACCGCATCACAATCGAACCCGGTAAAAGGTCCGGCCAGCCCTGCATCCGGAGTCTGCGGATCACCGTGTGGGATGTGCTCGGCTGGCTCGCTGCCGGCAAGAGCGAGGACCAGATCATCAGCGACTATCCCGAGTTGGAACGGGATGACTTTCGGGCCGTCTATGAGTACGCCGCCCGAGTCGGGCGGCGCGTCGCTCTGTGAAGTTGCTGCTGGACGAGAACCTGTCCCGCCGCCTCGTCGACAGATTGGCCGATTTGTTCCCCGACTCCACGCACGTAGCACTGACAGGATTGCTCCAGTCTCCCGACATCAGCATCTGGGAGCACGCGAAAGCTGGTGATTACACCATCGTCACCGCGGACGCGGACTTCTACGAGCTCGCCACGACGTTCGGCCCGCCGCCCAAGGTCATCTGGTTGCGCGGCTGCGATTACCCGACCGCCGTCGCGGAACGACTCATTCGTGGCCAAGCGATCCGCGTGACGGAATTCCTGAACGATCCTGACCGGGCGGTTCTGATCTTAACGCCGTAGTCCCTCGTTATAGACCCGCCGAGTCCCACCAAAACGTCCCGCCAGAAGACCGCGCCCGGAAAAAGTCCAACCAATTTGCGTCGACCGGGACAGGGATGAAAAGGGGACGCCCTGTCACTGCAGATTTGCCTGCATACTGTTCCAGACAACACATTCCAGCACCCTACGAAACACGATCCACCCCGGGAAAACTCGCCGGCCGGAACCGCTCCGAGCCCGGCGCCACCGCGTTGCTCGCCGCTTGTAGCCGCCAGTTCTCCATCAGCGCGGCCAGATCGCGGGCCTTCATTCCGTAGTTGTCCGGCAACTGACCATCATAGCGGGCAATCACCGTCGCCATCCGCAGCAACAGGCTCTTGGTCTTCTTGTGCTCCTCGGTGAACGTGAAGCAGACAATTCGGCTCACCGGGATGATGCCCAGATAGCGCCTGGTCAGGACCCCGAACGACCGGATGTTGGCCCAGTTGTGCCGGTGCTCGCGAAACGCGATCCGGTACGTGAATCCCTGGGCATCCAGCTTCAGCCAGGCAGCGCTCGGCAGGAGACTGGTGAAGAAGATGAATGCGCCAATGCCGGCCAGCAATGCCCAGAGCAATCCGCTGCCGCCTGCGCTCAGGCCCATCAGAGTAAAAACCGCGCAGGCCACCGCCAGAAACAACGTGCGGAGCCGCCCGGGATACAGAATCCGCTCGCCAATCCCCTCACGGGCCGTTGGGAAAGGAGAGGGTTCTGAATTGGTGGGTGACATCTGTCTTTAATCGGCAAACCAGGGCTACCCTTGAGTAGGGCATTCACCCGATTCGTCTCAGCAGGAACCCTGTGCGGGCATCCGTGAGAGGGGAAACGAAAACGGGACGAAACGGGACGGCCTGAGGGACCTACACCCTCTTCCGTTTCCTGGTTAACTGCGAATTCGGTGGATGCGGCAGCGCGAACGGGGCCGCGCGACACCGGCCACAGGCTGTTAAGCCCATCTCCTAAGCGCGAGCTCAAAACGGACGCCCTCGGTTTGCAGCAGGACGGTTACGATGCTGGTGAGGTTGACGGCTGACGGGCTGCCCTTGGGCCCGAGCATGCGCATGAGGCTCTTGGCTGGAATGCGGGTCCGCTTCTCAAGGTCCTGAAACCCAACGGTGGCATTGACGTAGTCGCGCAGCACCGCTTTGCCAGTCTGCAGGTCACCGTTGAGAATGCACTCGACGGCCTCTCGCAGCAGCGCCTGCCGAAACTCCGGCTCCTCCTGGGCACGCTGGCGGATCGTCTCTTTGAAATCGTGGGTCAGGGGCATGCTCACTTCTCCTCTTTCTTGCGCCGTTTGTAATCGGCCCAGCATTCCTGTGCCTTCTGGATGTCTTTGTCCTGGTGATTCTTCGTCCCGCCGCCAAGTAGGATGACGATCTGGTCACCGTCCCGGCCAAAATAAATCCTGTAGCCAGGGCCGAAGTCGACTCAGTATTCGTAGACCCCGCTGCCGACACCTTTCGTGTTGGAGAAATTCCCCTGCTCCATACGCGTCAAGGCAATGGTGACCTTGGCCGCGGCGGCGGGATCGAGACGTTCCAACCAGCTTGCGAACCGTTTCTTGCCCTTTTCATCAATGTAGCCGCGCAAGGCAGGCATTTCTTGCATGGTAACTATTGTGTTACCACGAGCCAAGCCCCTGGACAGCGGCAGGGGCTCATAACGGCGATGGCCTAACGGACAGGTTTGGAACCGGAAATCCTCATCTCCCCTGATCACTTCCGAAGCACGAGGGACGTCCAGGTGTGTCACTCCGCGAACTGCCGTAAAGATTTCCTTACTCGAGGTTCTGAATGATCTGCGGATCAGGCCAAGGTCAGCTTTGAGCAACTGCGCGCATTTCCCTTCAAGAAACTCGCATGGCGGCTGCTTCCTCGCCAGGACTTCTGCTCCTGAGAAGAGCATCCCGTCAGTCTGGGGCGCTCCGGTCTGGTAAGGCTTCAGATATTGGAATTCTGGAGATGCCGATATTGAATGTCCGCGGAAAAAAGCGAGCGTGACAGACCAGGACGTCCACCATTCCGAGTCGTCCGAAATTCGCTGAGATGCGCCCTTCCGCGAACGCACCGGAGCGCCGGCTGGTCCGTGGCTTCTTCCTCCGGCTACAGGCCGAGTAGCGAATTGCCGGACGGTGCGGGCTGTTGCGCCAGGTCAGTGCGTTCGAAGAAGTGGAACATCAGCCACAACCCCAGCAAGGCGGCCGAGAGGGCCAGTCCGGCCAGGACGGCTCCGTTGGCAGGCAGCAGGTGAACCGCCCACGGAGTCAAAGCCACGCCCGAATGGGCGACGGCCTCGCTCCAGAAGGGCCTCGGGAAGACGAGCGGCAGCAGGGGAGCCATCGTGAGCAGGACGAACGCCCCGCCCCGCCAGCCCTGGCCCCAGGAGAAGCCGACCGGCACCAGCGCGATCCACTGCAGGTAGAGCACTATCAGGATGAGCATCACCTGCTCGGCCAGCGCCGCGTGCAGCAGGTTCCCGCTGGGCATGCGAATCCAGGACGCGTCCTGGTTTGCCGCTTCGGCCACCGGGACGGACGGGCCATAGGCGGCCTCCGTGGCACGCTCGAACTGCCAGTTACGGAAACGCGCGCTGGACTGAGCCGAGACGGCGTAGGGATTGTAGAACCGGCCGCCCAGAATGCGCTCCACGGGCGACTGCAGGCTCTCGCCCCACGGTGCCCGGATCTCCGGCGCGGCTCCGCTGGGAGATCGCTCCCAGAGCAGCAGCGGCACGTCGAGACGGTTCCGCCCAAACTGGGTCACCAGCCCGCCGCGGGCCAACGGCACCCACAAGGCCAGCCAGTACGAGCCCAGGACCAGCAGGAGAGCCGGCACAACGCGCCACGCCAACAGCGTTCGGCGGCCGACAGGCAGCGAGAAGACCCAGGAGACGCGGCGCCAATAGGCAGTGGAGAAGATGACCGCATAGAAGGCAGACAGCGGCCAATTGCCCATCAGGGATTGAAACACCAAAACCGGCACGAATAGCCAGAACGGCCAACCCATCACGGAATTCCAGAATACGCGTTGCGGCCAGGCGCGGTGCTGCCCCGGCACGGCGGCCGCGGCTGGCTCCGGCCGCTCCGCGACGCTTGGATCCGGCGCGGTTTCATAGTTCAACGGCAGCCGCTGGGCGTGCCACCAGGCCAGGACCGCCGTGAACGCCACGACCAGCAGGTAAGTCCACCCCGGCACCAATCGCGGAGTGAGCGCCGCGGCCACAGCCAGCAAGGGCGTGGCGATCATTGCCGTGATGGCCCAACCGCGCGACAACTCCATCCGCCGGAACTGAACAAGCTGCCAGCACATCAGGCCGAACGCCATGGCGGCGGCCGATCGCAGGGGTCCCTGCGCCGCGGCGTCCAGGGGGTGTCCGGCCGCCAGCATCACGGCGACGATGATGATCTGCGGCCCGCAGAAGAGTGTCAACAGCACTGCCATGCGCGCTGCCCAGAGCGTGCGCGCCGGTATTGGCAGCGACATTTGATAGATGCCGGCCCGGCGGTGGCCCTCGCTCACGGCGAACAGCGCGGCGAAGATCACCTTGCCCATGCCCAGCATGAAATCGTTATGGCTCAGCGCGGCGCTAACACTCAGGAGGAAAGTCAGACACAGCAGCGGGGCAACCAGCCGCCGTGCCGGATCGGCAAGAATCAGTTTCCAGATCAGCATGTCTTTGCTCCCTTACTGCTGCGCGCCTACGAACTCGATGAACAGCTCCTCCAACGGCACGCGCGAACAGCGCACCCCGTTCGAGCCCAGGCCCTGGCGGATACGCTGCTCCACCTCCGCCGGATCGCCCGCGAACACCGCGTGCCAGCTCTCGCCCTGCGTGCGGGCCCGCAGGCAGCCTGGCATCTCTTCCAGCACCGCCGCACTCGACACAGAGCCCTTCGACACCAGCGCCACGCAGTGCCGTTCGCGCAGTTGATCCAGATCGCTGTCGATGCGCACTTTGCCGCCGTCCAGCAGCACCACCCGTCCGGCCAACCGCTCCACGTCGCCCATGTGGTGCGAGGAGAAGAGAATGGCCGTGCCTTCGCGGTTCAGCAGTTCGATGGAGGTTTCCAGGAACTCGCGCCGCACCACGGGATCCAGGCCGCCGGCGGGCTCGTCGAGCACCAGCAACTCCGGCCGGTGGCAGACGGCTAGAAGCAAGGCTACCTGGCGCGCCTGGCCCTTGCTCAGATTCTTGATCTTCTCGCCGCGCCGCAGCCCGAAGCGCTCGGCCAACTGGCGTTCCAGCGCCTCGTCCCAGCGCGGGAACAGGTAGCGGTGGAAGTCGATCAGATCCTGGACCCGGGCCCACCCGGGCAGCACCTGGTCTTCGGCCACAAAGCCGATGCGGCGCTTGATCTCCACCGCGTCGCGCGCCGGATCGAGGCCGAACACGCGCACACGCCCGGCCTGCGGCTTCAACATCCCCATGGCGATGCGGATCAGGGTTGTCTTGCCCGCGCCGTTGCGGCCCAGCAGGCCGGCTACCTCCCCGGCGGCCATCGAGAAGGTGATCCCGTCGAGCACCGGCACACCCTGTTTGTACGCCCGTTCGACGCCAATGAACTCCAGAACGCTATTCATGGTTTTGCTCCGTTTCCTGCTGGGACGCCTGCGCGCCCTCGATTTCCGTGCGCGCTTCCTGCAGCACCTCAAGTGCTTCCTGCCAGCTGAGCCGGTCTAGAAACGCCTGGGTGAGGAAGCGGCGCGCGTGCTCTCGCAAGTGGATGCGCCGCTCGTCCGGACTCGGCAGCGGCGGCCGTTCCACGACAAAGGTGCCCCGGCCACGGACGGTCTCGATAAGCCCGGCGAGCTCCAACTCGTCATAGGCCTTCTTCACCGTCAGCGGAGCGATCACAAGCTCTTCAGCCAGATCGCGATGGGACGTGAGCTTGTCACCGGGCCGCAGCCGGCCTCCGGCGACCGCCTCGGTAATCTGCCGCATGATCTGGCGGTAGATGGGGACTTCGGCTCCGGGATGAACATTCAACTGCATGGAAGTGATATAGAGCACTATATCACTTCCGCAGCGGCTGTCAACACACTTTTCAGGATGGAAGCCTAAGGAACAGGGAAGAAGTTAGAGGAGGGGGGAGCCTGGCGCGCACCTTTCGTAAGTGCGTGTAAGTGCAAAGTTTAGTAGTTCAGCCACCGTACTATCGAGCATGTATTGACGATTGAATCGGTGCCGCTCCGTGCCGGGTTCCTCTTGCGTAACCAGCGGAATATAAGCCACTTATCGGACCCGCCGGCGTCTCGTATATTAGCCATACTGTGCCCAAGCGTACTCATTTTCTGCGGCAAACGGCCGTTGGGACGGATCACCCAAACGCACAAAGCGCCAACTCCCGCGCGCACCCTGGTTGCGCCAAACGTTCATCGGAGTACAGGCCAACTGCCGCGCGTTGGATCCGATGGCAACACGGCAGCCCCAGGAAGGCAGCAACCGGAGCTAAGAGGATGAGGGCCAAGGCGCCAGACGGCCGCACAGTGCTGCCCGACGGAAGTTGCCAGCGAGGGAGGCGGTACAGGGGTGTCATTGGCGCCTGAGTGGTGGTGGCGTGCAACTTCGCTGTCGTCACCATGAAGGTGAAGATCGTGGAGGATAAGCGCATCACAATTGAACCCGGCAAAAGGTCCAGCCCGCCCTGCATCCGAAATCTGCGGATCACCGTGTGGGATGTGCTCGGCTGGCTCGCGGCCGGCAAGAGCGAGGAACAGATCATCAGCGACTATCCCGAGTTGGAACGGGATGACTTTCGGGCCGTGTATGAGTACGCCGCCCGAGCCGGGCAGATAGTCGCTCTGTGAGTTTGCTGCTGGACGAGAACCTGTCCCGCCGCGTCGTCGACCGGTTGGGCGATTTGTTTCCGAAACTGAGTTGCAGCCTACGGCGTATGGATGACCTTCTTCATCTGCCATAGATGGTTCACCGAGCGGGCACCCTTTCGGACTCACGAAATGTTGATGC is a window from the uncultured Paludibaculum sp. genome containing:
- a CDS encoding transcriptional regulator, coding for MPLTHDFKETIRQRAQEEPEFRQALLREAVECILNGDLQTGKAVLRDYVNATVGFQDLEKRTRIPAKSLMRMLGPKGSPSAVNLTSIVTVLLQTEGVRFELALRRWA
- a CDS encoding type II toxin-antitoxin system YafQ family toxin, with amino-acid sequence MSWAASACWLWSQHGSTPPLIGMEIGTSLVRHDRFLAQTFNTRISRIPFSEWKHFRDCHIEPDWLLIYRIDGEDLPLVRTGTHSDLFCRSRRGPAAT
- a CDS encoding GntR family transcriptional regulator, which gives rise to MLYITSMQLNVHPGAEVPIYRQIMRQITEAVAGGRLRPGDKLTSHRDLAEELVIAPLTVKKAYDELELAGLIETVRGRGTFVVERPPLPSPDERRIHLREHARRFLTQAFLDRLSWQEALEVLQEARTEIEGAQASQQETEQNHE
- a CDS encoding DUF433 domain-containing protein yields the protein MKGKIVDDNRITIEPGKRSGQPCIRSLRITVWDVLGWLAAGKSEDQIISDYPELERDDFRAVYEYAARVGRRVAL
- a CDS encoding 2-dehydropantoate 2-reductase N-terminal domain-containing protein; amino-acid sequence: MQTPPNSLNWSTPPRVLVYGAGVVGTLFASRLKRAGQDVTVLARGRRLTDIREHGLVLENQSTDERTVTLVTAIDHLAPDSTYDLIFVVMRKNQVDAVLPALAAARKVSTICFMVNTASGYTMWSEAVGRERLLLGFPGAGGVREGPVVRYAFAPTWMQPTTFGEPAGQVTARLKAVLRMFRSADLPVTTCSDMRAWLTSHVALVSPLANGIYLAGGGNCRLAKQVDTVRLMVDAIREGFAVVRAAGLNVVPFQLRLVERTPEALVVSALRAWAGTGHFETVAKAHAIAAADEMRVLAHEFALLARTVGVRTPAIDRLREACDIFARRP
- a CDS encoding ABC transporter ATP-binding protein, encoding MNSVLEFIGVERAYKQGVPVLDGITFSMAAGEVAGLLGRNGAGKTTLIRIAMGMLKPQAGRVRVFGLDPARDAVEIKRRIGFVAEDQVLPGWARVQDLIDFHRYLFPRWDEALERQLAERFGLRRGEKIKNLSKGQARQVALLLAVCHRPELLVLDEPAGGLDPVVRREFLETSIELLNREGTAILFSSHHMGDVERLAGRVVLLDGGKVRIDSDLDQLRERHCVALVSKGSVSSAAVLEEMPGCLRARTQGESWHAVFAGDPAEVEQRIRQGLGSNGVRCSRVPLEELFIEFVGAQQ
- a CDS encoding DUF5615 family PIN-like protein, which gives rise to MKLLLDENLSRRLVDRLADLFPDSTHVALTGLLQSPDISIWEHAKAGDYTIVTADADFYELATTFGPPPKVIWLRGCDYPTAVAERLIRGQAIRVTEFLNDPDRAVLILTP
- a CDS encoding DUF433 domain-containing protein, with product MACNFAVVTMKVKIVEDKRITIEPGKRSSPPCIRNLRITVWDVLGWLAAGKSEEQIISDYPELERDDFRAVYEYAARAGQIVAL